The following DNA comes from bacterium.
ATAGCAATATTCGGACAACTGTTCGCCAAGGATAGAGCTATACGATTCGCCACCGGGGCTCTATCATATCTCACTCCCGCCGGGCTAACCTGCGATGCCCTCTGTCCCACTAACAGATGGAGCAGGAAAGCCCTCTTAAATCCCAAGATTTTCACTCCTCCGATTGTGTTCCCTCGATTCGCAGATACTGTCTGGCATAAAGATCTCTTCGAGGGGGGAAGAAGTTCGATTGTAGGCTACACTGGGGAAGCATATGAATACGAGCTTTTCCTGACAATGATTCGGCACACCCCCCTTCACACCATCAATGCGCCTCTCAGCATCAGGAAACTGCAGTGGGAAGGGCGCTCGGAATACCTCTCGACGGCGTATGTGAGTGATGCATTAACCAGCATTGAAAGAGAAGCCAGACTATTTCCACTCTCAGAGAACGACACATACATGCCCGCTCTCGTTCGTATTGAGATGAAATCGCAAGGTAACAAGCTGCAAGACCCGTTACAGTCAGCTCCTCCATTGTCACCCCTCAAAATATTTACTGGAAAACTCTTTCAGCAGTACGCACCAAAAATATCGCTCGTTACCCCTTGCTTTAATCAGGAAGAGTTCATTGAAGAGACTCTTGATTCGGTACTGAGCCAGCACTATCCGAATCTCGAGTACATCGTATTAGATGGCGGAAGCTCTGATCGCTCATGTGAAATTATCAAGCGATATGAAAAACACCTGCACTTTTGGCACAGCGAGCCCGACGGAGGCCAGTATTTCGCCCTACAGCACGGACTCCTACAGAACTCGGGTGAGGTCATGAGCTGGATTAACTCAGACGATCGACTCGCACCTCACTCTCTACACTATATTGGGCTCATCTTCCTCATCTATCCGCATCTTTCGTGGTTAACGGGATGTCCTGAAGCAATACTGGAAACTGGTGCTCTTTCACCGAGCCAATTGTCCCGACCCTTAAGCCGAGAAAACTTTCTATCTCGAGGCTTCGATCGCCCATTCATTCAGCAGGAGGGGACGTTCTGGAGACGAAGCCTCTGGGAGAAGGCAGGAGGATCTCTCGATTTACGATATGAGCTTGCAGCAGATACCGAACTGTGGAGGCGATTCTATCGCCATGCGCCACTCTATCAATTCGAAGAGCCTCTCGGCTTATTTCGCGTACGGCCTGGACA
Coding sequences within:
- a CDS encoding glycosyltransferase, giving the protein MKAMSMTIDDIFDLIRTGKLQSAIDALEDYPDNDTRVRNYDLIRGIFLGNSSVPFLAVEALKRELKSFPDNTHAQQYLTVLQQEHSLLRNSSESDTGISFSLVVPISSYQTLWELTLRSIAYQAYRNIEILVAHQNLSPKEQEEILTIDHRIRLIEVEDTSLAERIDAAIQVSTGEYQMVIPEAGTILTQTGIAIFGQLFAKDRAIRFATGALSYLTPAGLTCDALCPTNRWSRKALLNPKIFTPPIVFPRFADTVWHKDLFEGGRSSIVGYTGEAYEYELFLTMIRHTPLHTINAPLSIRKLQWEGRSEYLSTAYVSDALTSIEREARLFPLSENDTYMPALVRIEMKSQGNKLQDPLQSAPPLSPLKIFTGKLFQQYAPKISLVTPCFNQEEFIEETLDSVLSQHYPNLEYIVLDGGSSDRSCEIIKRYEKHLHFWHSEPDGGQYFALQHGLLQNSGEVMSWINSDDRLAPHSLHYIGLIFLIYPHLSWLTGCPEAILETGALSPSQLSRPLSRENFLSRGFDRPFIQQEGTFWRRSLWEKAGGSLDLRYELAADTELWRRFYRHAPLYQFEEPLGLFRVRPGQRSAAHRVQYMQEAERILQEESDLTRRGVYPDCPPPPAPITAAEVAALGEEYFAHLS